A single genomic interval of Nitrospirae bacterium YQR-1 harbors:
- the nadC gene encoding carboxylating nicotinate-nucleotide diphosphorylase, with translation MIPPSVSEFIKKALEEDIGHGDITTMCTIDEATEAEAVVFAKEDMIVAGMPFFREVFKVLDTSVTVDVLADEGTAVQKGDKIAIVRGKTVSLLTGERLALNLIQRLSGIATLTAKFVSQVKDLPVKILDTRKTTPNMRYMEKYAVTMGGGANHRFGLYDGVLIKDNHIKAAGGITKAVARAKNTPFLTKTEVEVKTLAQLDEALSCGVDAVMLDNMDIEQMKEAVGVIRAKSGSVVTEASGNVKLENVRAIAGTGVDVISTGFITHSAQAVDISMKIM, from the coding sequence ATGATACCACCTTCCGTGTCTGAGTTTATAAAAAAAGCCTTAGAAGAGGACATCGGCCATGGGGATATAACAACCATGTGCACCATTGATGAGGCAACAGAGGCGGAGGCTGTGGTGTTTGCCAAGGAGGATATGATTGTTGCCGGAATGCCTTTTTTCAGAGAGGTTTTCAAGGTTCTCGATACATCTGTAACAGTGGATGTCTTAGCAGATGAGGGCACAGCAGTGCAAAAGGGCGATAAAATAGCAATAGTCAGGGGTAAAACCGTCTCATTACTTACGGGGGAGAGATTAGCTCTTAACCTGATTCAGAGGTTATCGGGGATTGCAACTTTGACTGCAAAGTTTGTGTCTCAGGTCAAAGACCTTCCGGTTAAAATTCTTGATACGAGAAAGACCACACCCAATATGAGGTACATGGAAAAGTATGCTGTAACAATGGGAGGCGGGGCAAACCACAGGTTCGGACTCTATGACGGAGTGTTAATTAAAGACAACCATATAAAGGCCGCCGGAGGAATTACAAAGGCAGTGGCACGCGCAAAGAATACTCCGTTTTTGACAAAAACAGAGGTTGAGGTAAAAACCCTTGCACAACTCGATGAGGCGCTCAGTTGCGGCGTTGACGCCGTAATGTTGGATAATATGGATATTGAGCAGATGAAAGAGGCTGTCGGGGTTATCAGAGCAAAGAGCGGCAGTGTTGTCACTGAGGCCTCCGGCAATGTAAAACTTGAAAATGTAAGGGCAATAGCAGGGACCGGGGTTGACGTTATTTCAACAGGTTTTATTACACACTCGGCACAGGCTGTGGACATAAGTATGAAGATTATGTAA
- a CDS encoding valine--tRNA ligase, with product MEDTKKEPPKGYTPAEIEDKWYKFWLENNLFTPETDSAQPAFSIVIPPPNVTGTLHMGHALNATLQDTLCRWKRMKGFKVLWIPGTDHAGIATQNVVEKKLDKEGLSRHKLGRDEFIRRVWEWKHSYGGQIIHQLKKLGASCDWTRERFTLDEGLSEAVTEVFFTLFEEGLIYRALRLINWCPRCYTALSDLEAEHEELEGRLTYIKYPLEDESGHIVVATTRPETMLGDTAVAVNSRDARYQHLIGKNLKLPLTKRIIPIVADTEVDPAFGTGAVKVTPSHDFNDEGIAKRQNPNLPFVTVIGLDGTMTPDAGRRFAGLDRYECRKLVVADLKERGLIQKEEKHVHSVAACYRCKTIIEPLPTAQWYVNVAGMAKDAIESVREGRIRIIPDGWKNNYYSWMEGIRDWCISRQIWWGHRIPIWYCPKCNGSDGKPGGESIFVVLSKKMRGLAEGSYAQLTEAGVQHTDIIQNAQSIRIGITVKHFSGSSAPQCCPHCGNADIIRDPDVLDTWFSSALWPFSTMGWPEKTKELREFYPTSVLVTAFDILFFWVARMIMMGLKFMKDSPFHDVYIHALIRDEKGQKMSKSKGNVIDPLIMIDKYGTDSFRFSLAAFAAQGRDIRFSEERVEGYKHFINKLWNASRFININIEKYGFDRKLTIEEIERQLGATEPAQMQLPQRWIMSRLAFAASEVNKGLDEYRFNDAANAVYQFVWYEFCDWYIEMSKTSFEKSSGIASDTLKCLLYVLDTSLRLLHPLMPFVTEEIWNSYPHEGKTIMLTPYPDMLKQDEEAQQQMDFIINAITGIRSIRGEFNISPSKKIPVLIKTFSHTAKVNLLANKDFIVTLTKAESLEIGDSIEKTKGSVTSVKTDMEIYVPLSGLFDIDTEVDRLDKELKRVEEAIHGLNIKLSNEDFIERAPKAVVDKERLRYNEHILKRDRILENISRLKEAR from the coding sequence ACCGACAGTGCGCAGCCGGCATTTTCAATAGTAATTCCGCCTCCTAATGTGACCGGTACTCTGCACATGGGACATGCACTAAATGCCACCCTGCAGGATACTCTTTGCCGGTGGAAACGGATGAAAGGTTTTAAAGTGTTGTGGATTCCCGGTACCGACCACGCCGGCATAGCCACCCAAAATGTTGTAGAAAAAAAACTTGACAAAGAAGGACTCAGCCGCCACAAACTTGGCCGGGATGAGTTCATTAGGAGGGTCTGGGAGTGGAAACACAGTTATGGCGGGCAGATAATTCACCAGTTAAAAAAACTTGGAGCCTCCTGTGACTGGACCAGAGAGCGTTTCACTCTGGATGAGGGGCTCTCAGAGGCTGTAACCGAGGTGTTTTTTACCCTCTTTGAAGAGGGGCTTATATACAGGGCACTGAGGCTTATCAACTGGTGTCCGCGCTGCTACACGGCTCTTTCCGACCTTGAAGCCGAACATGAGGAACTTGAGGGAAGACTTACCTACATAAAGTACCCGCTTGAGGATGAATCAGGGCACATTGTGGTGGCAACCACACGGCCTGAGACAATGCTTGGGGATACGGCTGTTGCCGTTAACTCAAGGGATGCCAGGTACCAGCACCTGATAGGGAAAAACCTGAAACTCCCGCTTACAAAAAGAATCATCCCCATTGTTGCCGACACGGAGGTTGATCCGGCCTTTGGCACCGGGGCTGTGAAGGTAACGCCCTCACATGATTTTAACGATGAGGGTATAGCCAAAAGACAGAATCCAAACTTACCTTTTGTTACGGTCATAGGGCTTGACGGTACAATGACACCGGATGCCGGACGCAGGTTTGCAGGCCTTGACAGATATGAGTGCAGAAAACTTGTCGTAGCTGACCTTAAAGAGAGGGGCCTTATTCAAAAAGAAGAAAAACATGTCCACTCTGTTGCAGCTTGTTACAGGTGTAAAACCATAATAGAGCCCCTTCCCACGGCCCAGTGGTACGTCAATGTTGCAGGCATGGCAAAAGACGCCATAGAGTCGGTCAGGGAAGGAAGGATTCGTATTATACCCGATGGATGGAAGAACAATTATTACTCATGGATGGAGGGCATAAGAGACTGGTGCATATCAAGGCAAATATGGTGGGGCCACAGAATCCCTATATGGTACTGTCCAAAGTGTAATGGCTCTGACGGTAAGCCTGGTGGTGAGTCCATATTTGTGGTTCTTTCAAAAAAAATGAGAGGACTAGCTGAGGGAAGCTATGCTCAGCTGACAGAGGCCGGTGTGCAGCATACCGATATAATTCAAAATGCCCAGAGTATCAGGATAGGAATAACGGTTAAACATTTTTCCGGCAGCAGCGCCCCACAGTGTTGTCCTCATTGCGGCAATGCTGACATTATCAGGGACCCGGACGTTTTAGACACGTGGTTTTCATCGGCGCTTTGGCCTTTTTCCACTATGGGGTGGCCTGAGAAAACCAAAGAGCTGAGAGAATTTTACCCGACAAGCGTCCTTGTCACAGCCTTTGATATTTTATTTTTTTGGGTGGCAAGGATGATAATGATGGGGTTGAAGTTTATGAAAGACAGTCCCTTTCATGACGTCTATATTCATGCCCTCATAAGGGATGAAAAGGGGCAGAAGATGAGTAAATCCAAGGGTAATGTGATTGATCCTTTGATTATGATAGATAAGTATGGCACTGACTCGTTCAGGTTTTCACTGGCGGCTTTTGCCGCCCAGGGCAGGGATATCAGGTTTTCAGAGGAAAGGGTGGAAGGCTACAAACACTTCATTAATAAACTCTGGAATGCCTCACGGTTTATTAATATTAATATTGAAAAATATGGATTTGATAGAAAACTAACTATTGAGGAAATTGAAAGACAACTCGGTGCTACAGAGCCTGCACAGATGCAGCTGCCGCAAAGGTGGATTATGAGCAGGCTGGCTTTTGCCGCCTCAGAGGTCAACAAAGGGCTCGATGAGTACAGGTTTAATGATGCAGCAAATGCCGTTTATCAATTTGTATGGTATGAGTTTTGCGATTGGTATATTGAAATGTCCAAGACGTCTTTTGAAAAGTCTTCAGGGATTGCCTCTGACACTTTAAAGTGCCTTCTTTACGTTCTTGACACCTCCCTCAGGCTTCTACATCCCCTTATGCCTTTTGTTACCGAGGAGATTTGGAACTCTTACCCGCATGAGGGAAAAACAATAATGCTCACTCCTTATCCCGACATGCTAAAACAGGATGAGGAGGCACAGCAGCAGATGGATTTCATAATAAATGCCATAACCGGCATCAGAAGCATCCGGGGTGAATTCAACATTTCTCCGTCAAAGAAAATTCCGGTTTTAATCAAGACTTTTTCACACACTGCAAAGGTAAATCTCTTAGCAAACAAAGATTTCATTGTAACTCTCACTAAGGCGGAAAGCCTTGAGATAGGGGATAGCATAGAAAAGACAAAGGGTTCGGTTACCTCGGTTAAGACGGATATGGAAATATACGTTCCCTTAAGCGGACTGTTTGACATTGACACAGAGGTTGATAGGCTTGATAAGGAACTAAAGAGGGTTGAGGAGGCTATCCACGGCTTAAACATAAAACTCTCCAATGAAGACTTTATAGAGCGTGCTCCTAAAGCTGTTGTCGATAAAGAGAGGCTGCGGTACAATGAGCATATTTTAAAGAGAGACCGAATACTGGAAAACATAAGTAGGCTTAAGGAAGCACGATGA
- a CDS encoding response regulator codes for MGEVAESEDMQETQAVSVDKYRNLVENMRDFVVEIDTNWRIIFANHSFALNTGYSVDSLLYTDIMAYIHPDDISKCMQIVEKNELLRSSLEYRFRKNNGTYMDLATNTNILYDAEGNLTSYLMVSFDITARKQAEAQLKIEKETAEAANVAKSDFIAGISHELRTPMNGIIGMTELTLETELSSEQRRNLEMVRDSAHSLLHLLNSVLDYSKMEAGKFELDSTEFNLYDTVESALDPLGVQFQKKGIKLHCIIEPDVPVTVIGDPSRLRQIIINICGNAIKFTEKGSITLKMSKERAPVALNGTVMLSCTITDTGIGIPKSRIGAIFDSFTQADRSTARKYGGTGLGLTITKKLITLMGGTITVTSTVGVGTAFRFTIVCRAVTEHGVQLKKGLARVFSGKSVLIADSDESGREALRNMSKWCGFSVYEAESVSEMQEAFNRAAASGTPINLAIISPELRDSDGLSAVMDIKSENNRPELEIIMLNYGFSPGFAAKCAQIGVSVTLSMPVKYQAFAETTCLALSGQQSETLTAETTVTLEKHKTMKILLAEDNVVNRELAVRLMKKKGHTIVTAVTGKEALEKLSTDGFDLVFMDVQMPEMDGFEATGIIRSGKDKSINKDITIIAMTAHAMKGDRERCIEAGMNDFISKPIAASVLYEIINKYAPVETTESAGRSEAVRAVKPKLIAFDVEDSLSRLGEDVELLKKLCAAFLDDAPKQIEKLKALIRGTDARAIEAQAHTIKGMAANIGGSLVRNEALRMELAARKPDMEKVRSVFTKMELEMKDLIAAVTEYAAGK; via the coding sequence ATGGGTGAAGTGGCGGAGTCTGAAGATATGCAAGAGACACAAGCGGTTTCCGTAGATAAGTACAGGAACCTTGTGGAAAACATGCGTGACTTTGTGGTGGAAATTGACACTAACTGGCGAATCATTTTTGCTAATCATTCCTTTGCCTTAAATACAGGTTACTCCGTTGACTCTCTTTTATATACAGACATAATGGCTTATATCCATCCTGATGATATTAGCAAATGTATGCAAATAGTCGAGAAAAATGAGCTGCTTCGTTCTTCTTTAGAATACCGTTTCAGAAAAAATAACGGGACATACATGGATTTGGCGACAAACACCAATATTCTTTATGATGCAGAGGGGAACCTGACTTCCTACCTCATGGTTTCTTTCGACATAACCGCAAGAAAGCAAGCTGAGGCACAGCTTAAAATAGAGAAAGAAACGGCGGAGGCAGCCAATGTTGCAAAAAGTGATTTTATAGCCGGTATCAGCCATGAGCTCAGAACTCCAATGAATGGAATAATCGGCATGACCGAGCTTACCCTTGAAACTGAATTGTCTTCCGAACAGAGACGTAACCTTGAAATGGTCAGAGATTCTGCGCATTCTCTGTTGCATTTATTAAACAGCGTTCTTGACTATTCTAAAATGGAAGCCGGCAAATTTGAGCTCGACAGTACCGAATTTAATCTCTATGACACGGTGGAATCAGCCCTTGATCCTCTGGGCGTTCAGTTCCAGAAAAAAGGGATAAAGTTACACTGCATTATAGAGCCGGACGTTCCGGTAACTGTAATAGGGGATCCTTCAAGATTAAGGCAGATAATCATAAACATCTGCGGTAACGCTATAAAGTTTACAGAAAAGGGTAGTATAACACTTAAAATGAGCAAAGAGCGGGCGCCGGTTGCGTTAAACGGCACTGTCATGCTGAGTTGTACCATAACTGACACCGGCATAGGCATACCAAAATCAAGGATTGGGGCAATTTTTGACAGTTTCACACAGGCAGACCGTTCAACGGCCAGGAAATACGGCGGTACTGGATTGGGTCTTACGATAACCAAAAAACTCATTACATTAATGGGCGGCACTATAACTGTAACCAGCACTGTAGGGGTGGGTACGGCTTTTCGCTTCACCATTGTCTGTCGTGCCGTTACAGAGCACGGGGTTCAGCTTAAGAAAGGTTTGGCAAGGGTATTTTCCGGTAAATCCGTATTAATTGCCGACTCTGACGAATCAGGCAGAGAGGCTTTAAGGAATATGTCAAAGTGGTGTGGTTTTAGCGTCTATGAGGCTGAGAGTGTTTCTGAAATGCAAGAGGCTTTTAATCGTGCAGCAGCCTCGGGAACACCGATAAATCTGGCTATAATATCGCCTGAGTTAAGGGATTCCGACGGTCTTAGTGCAGTGATGGATATAAAATCAGAAAATAACCGGCCTGAGCTTGAAATAATCATGTTAAATTACGGATTCAGTCCTGGATTTGCAGCAAAATGTGCCCAGATAGGTGTGTCGGTTACACTGTCGATGCCGGTAAAATATCAAGCATTTGCCGAGACAACGTGCCTGGCTCTCAGTGGACAGCAGAGTGAGACACTAACTGCCGAAACAACGGTCACACTGGAAAAACACAAGACTATGAAAATACTTCTTGCCGAAGATAACGTAGTAAATCGGGAGCTGGCAGTCAGATTAATGAAAAAGAAGGGACACACGATAGTAACAGCCGTCACAGGTAAGGAGGCTTTAGAGAAACTGAGCACCGATGGCTTCGATCTTGTCTTTATGGATGTTCAGATGCCTGAGATGGACGGCTTTGAGGCTACCGGTATAATTAGAAGTGGGAAAGACAAAAGCATAAACAAAGATATAACGATAATAGCAATGACGGCACATGCGATGAAAGGCGACAGGGAAAGATGTATAGAGGCCGGTATGAATGATTTCATATCCAAACCCATTGCAGCAAGTGTGCTTTATGAAATCATAAACAAATATGCTCCGGTTGAGACCACTGAAAGTGCAGGGCGCAGTGAGGCGGTCAGGGCTGTAAAACCAAAGCTTATTGCTTTTGACGTTGAGGATTCTTTAAGTAGGCTGGGAGAGGACGTTGAGTTGCTAAAAAAACTTTGTGCGGCTTTCTTAGATGATGCACCAAAGCAGATAGAGAAGTTAAAAGCACTAATCAGAGGTACCGATGCCCGTGCAATTGAGGCGCAGGCACATACCATAAAGGGCATGGCTGCCAATATCGGGGGCTCATTAGTAAGAAATGAGGCGTTAAGAATGGAATTAGCGGCAAGAAAACCTGACATGGAAAAGGTGCGCTCTGTTTTTACTAAAATGGAATTAGAAATGAAAGATTTAATTGCGGCGGTTACAGAATATGCTGCAGGAAAATAG
- a CDS encoding response regulator translates to MRILIAEDDFTSRTLLQHFLTPFGDVDVTVNGAEAVEAFMLAMDEGQGYDLICLDIMMPELDGLKALKNIRDKEKAMGITPNDEVKIIMTTALDSAKDVLDAYYRGGCNDYLTKPIDTKKLKSLMENYGFIND, encoded by the coding sequence ATGAGGATACTTATAGCAGAGGATGACTTTACAAGTCGCACATTGTTGCAGCATTTTTTAACACCATTTGGGGATGTGGACGTTACAGTAAACGGGGCGGAGGCGGTAGAGGCCTTCATGCTGGCTATGGATGAGGGACAGGGCTATGATCTTATCTGTCTTGACATCATGATGCCTGAACTTGACGGGTTAAAAGCGTTAAAAAATATTCGTGACAAAGAAAAGGCGATGGGAATTACACCCAATGATGAGGTTAAAATCATCATGACAACCGCCCTTGATTCCGCCAAAGATGTACTTGATGCTTACTACCGCGGCGGCTGTAACGATTATCTTACAAAACCCATTGATACCAAAAAACTGAAATCACTGATGGAAAACTACGGTTTTATCAATGATTAA